A section of the Triticum dicoccoides isolate Atlit2015 ecotype Zavitan chromosome 7A, WEW_v2.0, whole genome shotgun sequence genome encodes:
- the LOC119334247 gene encoding leucine-rich repeat receptor-like kinase protein THICK TASSEL DWARF1 yields MALRPPLLLLLLLLLQLLGARAALHERDAAALRDVRAGLRDLPGSRFFESWDDGASTPCAYAGVVCAPDEDDPSGALLRVSVLTLGTGHSDSPGLAGSVPASLASLTALTDLVLYPGRVGGSIPEDIGSGLRRLRLLSLSGNQLTGPVPESLAGLPELHTLDLGNNRLEGAIPSGLLLPTSPSLKVLILANNVGLSGQIPDQFPSSQLFHVDLSRNAITGALPPLPPTLRYFSVAGNSMEGSLDGTFAGNGQGPADLAFLDLSMNDFSGSIPPEVFALPSASSLLLSRNNFTGPLAVPAAPASATPPWSVVDVSHNGLTGEVPEALAAAGSLYVNNNKISGEVPEAVARSVFDGRMTTFYAQHNFLTGFPVPPTPLPDSAALCLSYNCMDLPSASAADGCPTIGGPLESRPADQCRSSGGDG; encoded by the coding sequence ATGGCGCTGCGCCCTccgctcctcctgctcctcctcctccttctccagctgcTCGGCGCGCGCGCGGCGCTGCACGAGCGGGACGCGGCGGCGCTGCGGGACGTGCGGGCCGGCCTGCGGGACCTGCCGGGGTCGCGCTTCTTCGAGTCCTGGGACGACGGCGCGTCCACCCCGTGCGCCTACGCCGGCGTCGTCTGCGCGCCCGACGAGGACGACCCGTCCGGCGCGCTCCTGCGCGTGTCCGTGCTCACGCTCGGCACCGGCCACTCCGACTCCCCCGGCCTGGCCGGCAGCGTCCCGGCCTCGCTCGCCAGCCTCACCGCGCTCACCGACCTCGTCCTCTACCCGGGCCGCGTCGGCGGCTCCATCCCGGAGGACATCGGGTCGGGCCTCCGGCGCCTCAGGCTCCTCTCGCTGTCCGGGAACCAGCTCACCGGGCCCGTGCCCGAGTCCCTGGCGGGGCTGCCGGAACTGCACACGCTCGACCTCGGCAACAACCGCCTCGAGGGCGCCATTCCCTCAGGGCTGCTGCTGCCGACTTCGCCGAGCCTCAAGGTGCTCATCCTGGCCAACAATGTCGGCCTCTCCGGCCAGATTCCCGACCAGTTCCCCAGCTCGCAGCTGTTCCACGTCGACCTCAGCCGGAACGCGATAACCGGCGCgctcccgccgctgccgccgacgcTCCGCTACTTCTCCGTGGCCGGGAACTCGATGGAGGGGAGCCTCGACGGAACCTTCGCCGGCAACGGCCAGGGTCCGGCCGACCTGGCATTCCTCGACCTGTCGATGAACGACTTCTCGGGCTCGATCCCGCCGGAGGTGTTCGCGCTCCCGAGCGCGTCGTCGCTGCTCCTGTCCCGCAACAACTTCACGGGGCCGCTGGCTGTGCCGGCGGCGCCCGcgtcggcgacgccgccgtggtcgGTGGTGGACGTGAGCCACAACGGCCTCACGGGCGAGgtcccggaggcgctggcggcggcggggagcCTGTACGTGAACAACAACAAGATCTCCGGCGAGGTGCCGGAGGCGGTGGCCCGCAGCGTGTTCGACGGGCGCATGACGACCTTCTACGCGCAGCACAACTTCCTGACGGGGTTCCCGGTGCCGCCGACGCCGCTGCCGGACTCCGCGGCGCTGTGCCTGTCCTACAACTGCATGGACCTTCCCTCCGCCTCCGCGGCCGACGGGTGCCCCACGATCGGCGGGCCCCTGGAGTCCAGGCCAGCGGACCAGTGCCGGAGCAGCGGAGGCGACGGCTGA